A DNA window from Bacillus andreraoultii contains the following coding sequences:
- the gatC gene encoding Asp-tRNA(Asn)/Glu-tRNA(Gln) amidotransferase subunit GatC: MSRISKEQVKHVADLSRLTFSEEEVEKFTTQLDAIIGFAEQLNELDTTNVEPTSHVLDIKNVLREDVAVPGLPREEVLKNAPDHKDGLFRVPSILE, encoded by the coding sequence ATGTCTCGTATTTCAAAAGAACAAGTAAAACATGTGGCGGACTTGTCCCGTTTGACATTTAGTGAAGAGGAAGTTGAAAAATTTACAACTCAACTGGACGCTATTATCGGTTTTGCTGAGCAATTAAATGAACTCGACACGACCAATGTAGAACCAACATCCCATGTACTTGATATAAAAAATGTGCTCCGTGAAGATGTGGCTGTTCCAGGTTTACCACGAGAAGAAGTGTTAAAAAATGCACCAGACCATAAAGATGGACTATTCCGCGTTCCATCGATTCTTGAGTAA